In Lagenorhynchus albirostris chromosome 14, mLagAlb1.1, whole genome shotgun sequence, one DNA window encodes the following:
- the MEX3C gene encoding RNA-binding E3 ubiquitin-protein ligase MEX3C, whose translation MPSGSSAALALAAAPAPLPQPPPPPPPPPLPPPAGGPELEGDGLLLRERLAALGLDDPSPAESGAPALRAAAAQGQARRAAGLSPEERTPSGRPGVSEAAELELEEDEEEGEEAELDGDLLEEEELEEAEEEDRPSLLLLSPPAAAASQTQPIPGGSLGSVLLPAAGFDAREAAAAAGVLYGGDDAQGMMAAMLSHAYGPGGCGAAAAALNGEQAALLRRKSVNTTECVPVPSSEHVAEIVGRQGCKIKALRAKTNTYIKTPVRGEEPIFVVTGRKEDVAMAKREILSAAEHFSMIRASRNKNGPALGGLSCSPNLPGQTTVQVRVPYRVVGLVVGPKGATIKRIQQQTHTYIVTPSRDKEPVFEVTGMPENVDRAREEIEMHIAMRTGNYIELNEENDFHYNGTDVSFEGGTLGSAWLSSNPVPPSRARMISNYRNDSSSSLGSGSTDSYFGSNRLADFSPTSPFSTGNFWFGDTLPSVGSEDLAVDSPAFDSLPTSAQTIWTPFEPVNPLSGFGSDPPANMKTQRRGSQPSTPRLSPTFPESIEHPLARRVRSDPPSTGSHVGLPIYIPAFSNGTNSYSSSNGGSTSSSPPESRRKHDCVICFENEVIAALVPCGHNLFCMECANKICEKRTPSCPVCQTAVTQAIQIHS comes from the exons ATGCCGAGCGGCAGCTCCGCGGCCCTGGCCCTGGCGGCGGCCCCGGCCCCCCTGCCGcagccgcccccgccgcccccgccgccgccgctgccaccGCCCGCGGGTGGCCCGGAGCTCGAGGGGGACGGGCTCCTGCTGAGGGAGCGCCTGGCCGCGCTAGGCCTCGACGACCCCAGCCCGGCAGAGTCCGGCGCCCCGGCGCTCCGGGCTGCGGCGGCGCAGGGCCAGGCCCGGCGGGCGGCGGGGCTGTCTCCGGAGGAGCGGACTCCTTCTGGCCGGCCCGGGGTCTCGGAGGCGGCCgagctggagctggaggaggacgaggaggagggggaggaagcgGAGCTGGACGGAGAcctgctggaggaggaggagctggaggaggcagaggaggaggaccGGCCGTCTCTGCTGCTGCTGTCGCCGCCAGCGGCCGCCGCCTCTCAGACCCAGCCGATCCCGGGCGGGTCCCTGGGGTCGGTCCTGCTGCCCGCCGCCGGCTTCGATGCCCGGGAGGCGGCCGCGGCGGCGGGGGTGCTATACGGAGGGGACGATGCCCAGGGCATGATGGCGGCGATGCTGTCCCACGCCTACGGCCCAGGCGGCTgcggggcggcggcggccgccCTGAACGGGGAGCAGGCGGCCTTGCTCCGGAGGAAGAGCGTCAACACCACCGAGTGCGTCCCGGTGCCCAGCTCCGAGCATGTCGCCGAGATTGTCGGTCGCCAGG GTTGTAAAATTAAGGCGCTGAGAGCCAAGACGAACACGTATATCAAGACACCTGTTCGTGGTGAAGAGCCCATTTTTGTTGTCACTGGACGGAAAGAAGATGTTGCCATGGCCAAAAGAGAAATCCTCTCAGCTGCAGAGCACTTCTCCATGATTCGTGCATCTCGAAACAAAAATGGCCCTGCCCTGGGAGGGTTGTCGTGCAGTCCTAATCTGCCTGGTCAGACCACCGTTCAAGTCAGGGTCCCCTATCGTGTGGTAGGATTAGTTGTTGGACCCAAAGGAGCAACaattaaaagaattcagcagCAGACCCACACATACATAGTAACTCCAAGCAGAGATAAGGAGCCCGTCTTTGAAGTGACAGGGATGCCTGAGAATGTTGACCGAGCacgagaagaaatagaaatgcatATTGCCATGCGTACAGGAAACTACATTGAGCTCAATGAAGAGAATGATTTCCATTACAACGGTACTGATGTAAGCTTTGAAGGTGGCACGCTCGGCTCTGCGTGGCTCTCCTCCAATCCAGTTCCTCCTAGCCGTGCCAGAATGATCTCCAATTATCGAAATGATAGTTCCAGTTCTCTGGGAAGTGGTTCCACAGATTCCTACTTTGGAAGCAATAGGCTGGCAGACTTTAGTCCAACAAGCCCTTTTAGCACAGGAAACTTTTGGTTTGGAGATACACTACCTTCTGTAGGCTCAGAAGATCTTGCGGTTGATTCTCCTGCCTTTGACTCTTTACCAACATCCGCTCAAACTATCTGGACTCCGTTTGAACCAGTTAACCCGCTCTCTGGCTTTGGGAGTGATCCTCCTGCTAACATGAAGACTCAGCGCAGAGGAAGTCAGCCGTCTACTCCTCGTCTGTCTCCTACATTTCCGGAGAGCATTGAACACCCACTTGCTCGGAGGGTTAGGAGCGACCCACCTAGTACAGGCAGCCATGTTGGCCTTCCAATATACATCCCTGCTTTTTCTAATGGTACCAATAGTTACTCCTCTTCCAATGGTGGTTCCACCTCTAGCTCACCACCAGAATCAAGACGAAAGCACGACTGTGTGATTTGCTTTGAGAATGAAGTTATTGCTGCCCTAGTTCCATGTGGACACAACCTCTTCTGCATGGAATGTGCCAACAAGATCTGTGAAAAGAGAACGCCATCATGTCCAGTTTGCCAGACAGCTGTTACTCAGGCAATCCAAATTCACtcttaa